Proteins encoded in a region of the Candidatus Anoxymicrobium japonicum genome:
- a CDS encoding glycosyltransferase: protein MQKNKKILMVAFHFPPFKMSSGIQRTLKFCTYLREYGWDPMVLSVSPKAYDVINPDQLKEIPDDVIVERAWGLDTATQLSFRGKYLRWMAQPDRWATWWLGGMWTGMQMIRKYQPDVLFSTFPIATAHMIGLGLSKRSGLPWVADFRDAMTEEGYPRDPLTWRVQRKLEAASVEQCTRALFTTKLTRQMYAERYPHIAESKWGVVENGYDEDNFLDAQRGLEEAPLGKPNQITLVHSGILYPKERDPRPFFAAIAGLKKEGAISADTLQIVLRATGSDDLYRPQLASHGIEDIVRLEPVVAYREALREMLRADGLLLFQGSVCNHQIPAKIYEYYRTGRPIFALVDAPGISAKMLRDVGATDQANIADAEEIARALRAFVDKLKAGQASGVDYAIASQHSRRSRTGELATILNGIVA from the coding sequence ATGCAGAAAAACAAAAAAATACTGATGGTGGCGTTTCACTTCCCACCGTTCAAAATGAGCAGCGGCATTCAGCGGACGCTGAAATTCTGCACCTATCTTCGCGAATACGGCTGGGATCCGATGGTTCTGTCCGTATCGCCCAAGGCCTACGACGTCATCAATCCGGACCAATTGAAGGAAATCCCCGACGATGTGATCGTCGAGCGGGCCTGGGGTCTGGATACGGCAACTCAGCTCTCCTTTCGTGGCAAATACCTGCGCTGGATGGCGCAACCCGACCGCTGGGCGACCTGGTGGCTGGGCGGCATGTGGACTGGCATGCAGATGATTCGCAAGTACCAGCCGGATGTGCTGTTCTCCACCTTCCCGATTGCCACGGCGCACATGATCGGCCTCGGCCTCAGCAAGCGTTCCGGCCTGCCCTGGGTGGCCGATTTCCGCGATGCGATGACCGAAGAAGGCTATCCGCGCGATCCGCTCACCTGGCGCGTCCAGCGCAAGCTTGAAGCGGCCTCCGTGGAACAATGCACGCGGGCCCTATTCACCACGAAACTCACCCGTCAAATGTATGCCGAGCGCTACCCGCACATTGCCGAGTCGAAATGGGGCGTCGTCGAGAACGGCTACGACGAAGACAATTTCCTCGACGCCCAGCGCGGCCTGGAGGAGGCGCCGCTCGGCAAGCCAAACCAGATCACGCTGGTGCACAGCGGCATCCTGTATCCCAAGGAGCGCGATCCGCGCCCCTTCTTTGCCGCCATTGCCGGTCTCAAGAAAGAAGGCGCGATCAGCGCCGATACGCTGCAGATCGTCCTGCGCGCCACCGGTAGCGACGACCTTTACCGGCCGCAACTGGCCAGCCACGGCATCGAGGATATCGTCCGCCTCGAACCGGTGGTCGCCTATCGCGAGGCGCTGCGCGAAATGCTGCGGGCCGATGGCTTGCTGCTCTTCCAGGGCAGCGTCTGCAATCACCAGATACCGGCCAAGATCTACGAATACTATCGCACCGGCCGGCCGATCTTCGCGCTGGTCGATGCGCCGGGGATTTCGGCAAAAATGCTCAGGGACGTCGGCGCCACCGATCAGGCGAACATCGCCGATGCGGAGGAGATCGCCCGGGCACTGCGCGCCTTTGTCGACA